The window GCACGGCACTCGCGTTTGCTTGGGTGTTCTAGACCGACAGCGTCGGCTGCAGATCGTAGCCCAATTCAATCGCTCGACGGCGAAGGCTTGCTACCAGCTTGTCTTGAAACCGACTGTTATAGACATCCGACCCGACATCTTTGTACGGGCGACCCGTTTTCACCATCGTGTACACGATGATCGCTAGCTTGCGAGCGATTGCTGTGATCGCACTGGCCGCGCCATCGCGACCTCTCAGGCGTCTGCCGAACGCACCCAGTGCACACTTCGACTGAATCAATGTTTGTGCACACACTCGAAAAACCTGTGCCACGCGATTACTGCTGCGATGCGTCGGGCTTTTGCCCTTCTTCTGCTTCTTGCCGCCTGACTTATTCGCCTCCGGGCAAAGACTCAGCCAACTCACGAAATGTTTTTCCGTCGGAAACGCATCTACGTTCGTGCCGATCTCAGACACGATTTGCAATGCCGAGTGAGCACCTATCCCATCAATGCTAGTCAAGTCGACACCCAGGACCTCATACAGCAATGTGCGAGTGTCAAATTTTGGTTCGTTGGTCGTCTTGCTACGTTGCTTCGAGCGAGGTGGTTTGGCGAGCGGTTCGCCGCCAGACTTGTCCTCGAACTGACGCATGTACGCTTCAATCTGCGCGTCCACTTCCACAATCTTCTGGTGATAGTAGCGGTACAAGTCCACCGCTTGATGCAATGAGAACAGGTGCTCGTCTCGCCAGTTGCCTTGAAGCGCCAATGCGATCGTCGCTTCATCATTCTTGCATTTTTCGTTACGTAGTTTTGCAAGTCGATGCGGATTGCGCTCGCCTTCCAGAATCGCGTCGATGATAGCCGTGCCCGTCGCACCCAGAATATCACTGACCACTTCAGTGAGCTTTAGGTTCATCTGCTCCATGGCCTTCTGCATGTGCTGGATATGCTGCGCCGCACACTTGACGAGCATCTCACGTTGTCGCATGTAACTTCGCAGGACAATGATTTGATCGTCCGGTCGGAACGATCCGGTGAGCAGCCCGAAGGTATGCAAAGTTTGAATCCATTGGCAGTCAAGGACATCGGTCTTACGACGAAACTTCTTGATCTGACTCGGTTCGACCAAGATCACGTCGAAGCCTCGCCGCTCGAGCACTTCAAAAAGTGGAATCCAGTAGACCCCAGTAGACTCCATCGCAATGGTTTCGATTCGACACTCGGTGAGCCAATCGGCGATCGCTTCCAGATCCGCAGTGAAGGCTCCGAAACTGCGGACAGCGTTCTCCGCGTCACGGTCCTTGGGCACCGCGACGAAGTGGACGTTCGCTGCGATGTCGATCCCCGCCGCGTTAGTGTTGACCTGCTTGAGCGATTCGATTGGAGGTGGCGCATTGTCAACGGGAACCCCGCCACGTCGAGGAGTTCGCCGTTTCGCAGTCGTGTTG of the Allorhodopirellula heiligendammensis genome contains:
- a CDS encoding IS110 family transposase codes for the protein MESLKQVNTNAAGIDIAANVHFVAVPKDRDAENAVRSFGAFTADLEAIADWLTECRIETIAMESTGVYWIPLFEVLERRGFDVILVEPSQIKKFRRKTDVLDCQWIQTLHTFGLLTGSFRPDDQIIVLRSYMRQREMLVKCAAQHIQHMQKAMEQMNLKLTEVVSDILGATGTAIIDAILEGERNPHRLAKLRNEKCKNDEATIALALQGNWRDEHLFSLHQAVDLYRYYHQKIVEVDAQIEAYMRQFEDKSGGEPLAKPPRSKQRSKTTNEPKFDTRTLLYEVLGVDLTSIDGIGAHSALQIVSEIGTNVDAFPTEKHFVSWLSLCPEANKSGGKKQKKGKSPTHRSSNRVAQVFRVCAQTLIQSKCALGAFGRRLRGRDGAASAITAIARKLAIIVYTMVKTGRPYKDVGSDVYNSRFQDKLVASLRRRAIELGYDLQPTLSV